From Pseudobythopirellula maris, one genomic window encodes:
- the rnr gene encoding ribonuclease R → MHDELRAAVITYTSNPAYRPLKPRVIAEKLGLGEEAAAQLRKTIKKMVRAGELDYGPNHLVLPIDEEHPSREGIEAVESHDPPPPPGDGRTIIGGDEPPQRRRKAKQESGDAPAGAADETDKADKAEPKTDKIERPAARSQPVKRGKHVVGVFRRVSSGDGFLRPEGTAASAGKDDDIYVNQRNAGDAASGDKVRISIGGSGYRGKPEGKIVDVVERATNQFVGKYFEQDGQGLVEIDGKVFGAPIYVGDPGAKGAKDDDKVVVEMVRFPSHSHEGEGVISKILGEHGEPGVDTMSIKYEFGLPGDFPEDVLDDSRHQATLFAKVDEHNTIEEGRHDLTAETVVTIDPVTARDFDDAISLERIERGHWLLGVHIADVSHFVQPKSALDSEAYDRATSVYLPDEVIPMLPEIISNNLASLQPDKVRYAMTAKIEFTPDGAPVACDVVKSAIKSCRRFAYEEVDEYLAEKGLNGEKKPGEVVQTLTPAVDELLGRMFELAMILRRRRFERGALELNMPEIVIDLDDDGRVTGAHRAENTESHQIIEEFMLAANEAVARRLSDAGMIFLRRTHGNPDERKMKALTEFVRGLGLPADNLQDRFELQELLDRVKDDPRGPAVNFAVLRSMQKAVYSPEEVGHFALASEEYCHFTSPIRRYPDLTVHRLLDELNRFESGEGKKPVQDLATVFTQGDHCSDREHRAAQAERELKKVKLLNYLADKIGMEMEGVITGVERFGLFIAGKELPAEGFVHITALGDDYFEYDRASHSITGRRAGSTFRLGDTVRVAVAKVDPDDRELDFRLLGKIGKSPRGGSGGKKKGGKPHRGKGKGSKPSGAKPSGAKGSGAKGPGPKKSGAKKGTNPPPPKKKKGRKKR, encoded by the coding sequence TTGCACGACGAACTCCGCGCCGCGGTCATCACCTACACCAGCAACCCGGCCTACCGGCCGTTGAAGCCGCGTGTCATCGCCGAGAAGCTGGGGCTCGGCGAGGAGGCCGCCGCGCAGCTCCGCAAGACCATCAAGAAGATGGTCCGCGCGGGCGAGCTCGACTACGGGCCGAACCACCTGGTGCTGCCGATCGACGAGGAGCACCCGTCGCGCGAGGGGATCGAGGCGGTCGAGAGCCACGACCCGCCCCCGCCTCCGGGCGACGGCCGCACGATCATCGGCGGCGACGAGCCCCCCCAGCGTCGCCGCAAGGCGAAGCAAGAATCGGGCGACGCCCCCGCCGGCGCCGCTGACGAAACCGACAAGGCCGACAAGGCCGAACCGAAGACGGACAAGATCGAGCGTCCCGCCGCCCGCAGCCAGCCCGTCAAACGTGGCAAGCACGTGGTCGGCGTGTTCCGCCGCGTCAGCTCGGGCGACGGCTTCCTCAGGCCCGAGGGGACCGCGGCGAGCGCCGGCAAGGACGACGACATCTACGTCAACCAGCGCAACGCCGGCGACGCGGCGAGCGGCGACAAGGTGCGCATCTCGATCGGCGGCAGCGGCTACCGCGGCAAGCCGGAGGGCAAGATCGTCGACGTCGTCGAGCGGGCCACGAACCAGTTCGTCGGCAAGTACTTCGAGCAAGACGGCCAGGGCCTCGTCGAGATCGACGGCAAGGTGTTCGGCGCGCCGATCTACGTGGGCGACCCCGGCGCCAAGGGCGCCAAGGACGACGACAAAGTCGTGGTCGAGATGGTCCGCTTCCCGAGCCACTCGCACGAAGGCGAAGGGGTCATCTCAAAAATCCTCGGCGAGCACGGCGAGCCGGGCGTCGACACGATGTCGATCAAGTACGAGTTCGGCCTGCCTGGCGATTTCCCCGAGGACGTGCTCGACGACTCCCGCCACCAGGCGACATTGTTCGCCAAAGTGGACGAGCACAATACGATCGAAGAGGGCCGCCACGACCTCACGGCCGAGACGGTCGTCACGATCGACCCCGTGACGGCCCGCGACTTCGACGACGCGATCTCCTTGGAACGCATCGAGCGGGGCCATTGGCTCCTCGGCGTCCACATCGCGGACGTGTCGCACTTCGTCCAGCCCAAGTCGGCCCTCGACAGCGAGGCGTACGACCGCGCCACGAGCGTCTACCTGCCAGACGAGGTGATCCCGATGCTGCCGGAGATCATCTCCAACAACTTGGCGAGCCTGCAGCCGGACAAAGTCCGCTACGCGATGACCGCCAAGATCGAGTTCACCCCGGACGGGGCGCCGGTGGCGTGCGACGTGGTGAAGAGCGCGATCAAGAGCTGCCGGCGGTTCGCCTACGAGGAGGTGGACGAGTACTTGGCGGAGAAGGGGCTGAACGGCGAGAAAAAACCGGGCGAGGTCGTGCAGACGCTCACCCCCGCGGTCGACGAACTCCTCGGCCGCATGTTCGAGCTGGCGATGATCCTGCGTCGCCGCCGCTTCGAACGCGGCGCCCTTGAGCTGAACATGCCCGAGATCGTGATCGACCTCGACGACGACGGCCGCGTGACCGGCGCCCACCGGGCCGAGAACACCGAGAGCCACCAGATCATCGAGGAGTTCATGCTGGCCGCCAACGAGGCGGTCGCCCGGCGGCTCTCGGACGCCGGCATGATCTTCCTGCGCCGCACGCACGGCAATCCGGACGAGCGCAAGATGAAGGCGCTCACCGAGTTCGTCCGCGGCTTGGGGCTGCCGGCCGACAACCTGCAAGACCGCTTCGAGCTGCAAGAACTCCTCGACCGGGTGAAGGACGACCCCCGCGGCCCGGCCGTGAACTTCGCCGTGCTGCGGTCGATGCAGAAGGCCGTTTACAGCCCGGAGGAAGTGGGCCACTTCGCGCTGGCGAGCGAGGAGTATTGCCATTTCACCTCGCCGATCCGCCGCTATCCCGACCTCACGGTGCACCGCCTGCTGGACGAGCTGAACCGGTTCGAGTCGGGCGAGGGCAAGAAGCCGGTCCAAGACCTCGCCACCGTGTTCACCCAGGGCGACCACTGCAGCGACCGCGAGCACCGCGCTGCGCAGGCCGAGCGCGAGCTCAAGAAGGTCAAGCTGCTGAATTACCTCGCCGACAAGATCGGCATGGAGATGGAAGGCGTCATCACCGGCGTCGAGCGGTTCGGGCTGTTCATCGCCGGCAAGGAGTTGCCGGCCGAGGGCTTCGTGCACATCACTGCCTTGGGCGACGACTACTTCGAGTACGACCGCGCGAGCCACTCGATCACCGGCCGGCGGGCCGGCTCAACGTTCCGCCTAGGCGACACGGTGCGGGTGGCGGTGGCGAAGGTCGACCCGGACGACCGCGAGCTCGACTTCCGCCTGCTGGGCAAGATCGGCAAGTCGCCGCGTGGCGGAAGCGGGGGCAAGAAGAAGGGGGGCAAGCCCCACCGCGGCAAAGGCAAGGGCTCTAAGCCGTCGGGCGCTAAGCCGTCGGGCGCAAAGGGGTCGGGCGCTAAGGGGCCGGGCCCAAAGAAATCGGGCGCCAAGAAGGGGACCAATCCTCCCCCGCCCAAGAAGAAAAAAGGCCGCAAGAAGCGGTGA
- a CDS encoding nucleotidyltransferase, with protein sequence MATIHLPPDFKEFFELLRSEGVEYLLVGGFAVNLHGHVRATGDIDAWVKPSEENAARLASVLRRFGLSGATVDAAALAEPDRVFQIGVPPMRIDLLTGISGLEFADAYSRRLATEIDGVSISVISLDDLRTNKKASGRPQDLADLDRLT encoded by the coding sequence ATGGCTACGATCCACTTACCACCCGACTTCAAAGAGTTCTTCGAGTTGCTCCGCTCCGAGGGGGTTGAGTACCTGCTCGTGGGCGGTTTCGCCGTTAACCTGCACGGACACGTGCGGGCCACGGGCGACATCGACGCCTGGGTCAAACCGAGCGAAGAGAACGCGGCCCGGCTCGCTTCCGTGCTGCGGCGTTTCGGCCTCTCGGGAGCGACCGTCGATGCGGCGGCGCTCGCTGAGCCGGATCGCGTCTTTCAGATCGGAGTTCCCCCCATGCGGATCGATCTGCTCACCGGGATTTCGGGCCTCGAATTCGCCGACGCTTATTCCCGGCGACTGGCGACCGAGATCGACGGGGTCTCGATCAGCGTGATTTCTTTGGACGATTTACGTACGAATAAGAAGGCGAGCGGTCGCCCCCAAGACCTCGCCGACCTCGACCGATTAACCTAA
- a CDS encoding YqjF family protein, which yields MSCKYAATLAQTDHRPWPLPPGAWTWRQSWLDLLFAHWPLGVDELRPLIPEPLEIDTFDGQAWIGLVPFRMAGVMRRPLPDMPGVSAFPELNVRTYVTLGGKPGVWFLSLDATNRLAIWAARKFFHLPYHRAAMRLSRHDDWFAYDSQRAEGEARFVGRYRPIGTPYASKPGSLEHWLTERYCLFARKTTPGGGRVSCTEVHHIAWPLRRAACEIETNTMLAPHGLGIEGPPALLHFAERLDVVVWSPAWVA from the coding sequence ATGTCTTGTAAGTACGCCGCGACCCTCGCGCAGACCGACCACCGCCCGTGGCCGCTGCCGCCGGGCGCGTGGACTTGGCGCCAAAGCTGGCTCGACTTGCTGTTCGCCCACTGGCCGCTGGGCGTCGATGAGCTCCGGCCGCTGATCCCCGAGCCGCTGGAGATCGACACGTTTGACGGTCAAGCCTGGATCGGCCTCGTGCCGTTCCGCATGGCGGGCGTCATGCGGCGACCGCTGCCCGACATGCCGGGCGTGTCGGCCTTCCCGGAGCTGAACGTGCGGACATACGTCACGCTTGGCGGCAAGCCGGGCGTGTGGTTCCTCAGCCTCGACGCGACGAACCGGTTGGCGATCTGGGCCGCTCGCAAGTTCTTTCATCTGCCTTATCACCGCGCGGCGATGAGGCTGTCTCGCCACGATGATTGGTTCGCCTACGACTCTCAGCGAGCCGAGGGCGAAGCCCGCTTTGTGGGCCGCTACCGGCCGATCGGGACGCCGTACGCCTCGAAGCCAGGCTCGCTTGAGCACTGGCTCACGGAGCGTTATTGCCTGTTCGCCCGCAAGACGACGCCCGGCGGCGGTCGCGTCTCGTGCACCGAAGTGCACCACATCGCCTGGCCGCTGCGCCGAGCGGCATGCGAGATCGAGACCAATACGATGCTCGCCCCGCACGGGCTGGGGATCGAAGGCCCGCCCGCTCTGCTACACTTTGCAGAGCGGCTCGACGTGGTGGTTTGGTCGCCGGCGTGGGTGGCGTAG
- a CDS encoding 3'-5' exoribonuclease YhaM family protein: MSRRFVNQLAHNEQVREVFLASAKQLRPNRQGNLYLQLDLSDRGGSISTRMWNASENDYKAFENGDYVVVEGSTQLFQGTMQLIAQSIRKARPDEVDEADFRTLQSDDVRVMAERLTEILNSVKSPPLAALVKAYFADEEFTEKFCRAPAGMKNHHGYHGGLLEHTLSLLELVLLVAPRYKQLDGEKLLIGAFLHDSAKVTELSYDKEIAYTDEGQMLGHMVLAITTLDEKAREAERISGQPIPATLLMELKHMIISHHGEYAFGSSKLPMTLEAVALNQLDNLDAKLASFSGLINDCPNADSNWTQYYPNIERKVWKGER, encoded by the coding sequence ATGTCTCGTCGTTTTGTCAATCAGCTCGCCCACAATGAGCAGGTCCGCGAGGTCTTCCTAGCCAGCGCCAAGCAGCTGCGTCCCAACCGCCAGGGCAACCTTTACCTGCAGCTCGACCTGAGCGACCGCGGCGGCTCGATCTCCACGCGCATGTGGAACGCCAGCGAGAACGACTACAAGGCGTTCGAGAACGGCGACTACGTGGTGGTGGAGGGCTCGACGCAGCTGTTCCAGGGCACCATGCAGTTGATCGCCCAGAGCATCCGCAAAGCGCGCCCCGACGAAGTGGACGAGGCCGACTTCCGCACGCTGCAGTCGGACGACGTGCGCGTGATGGCCGAGCGGCTCACCGAGATCCTCAACTCCGTGAAGTCGCCGCCGCTGGCCGCGCTGGTGAAAGCCTACTTCGCCGACGAGGAATTCACCGAGAAGTTCTGCCGCGCCCCGGCCGGCATGAAGAACCACCACGGCTACCACGGCGGGCTCTTGGAGCACACCCTGTCGTTGCTCGAACTGGTCTTGTTGGTGGCGCCGCGCTACAAGCAGCTCGACGGCGAGAAGCTGCTGATCGGCGCCTTCCTGCACGACTCGGCCAAGGTGACCGAGCTGAGCTACGACAAGGAGATCGCCTACACCGACGAGGGCCAGATGCTCGGCCACATGGTGCTGGCGATCACCACGCTCGACGAGAAGGCCCGCGAGGCGGAACGCATCTCGGGGCAGCCGATCCCGGCGACGCTGCTCATGGAGCTCAAGCACATGATCATCAGCCACCACGGCGAGTACGCCTTCGGCTCTTCGAAGCTGCCGATGACTTTAGAAGCCGTCGCGCTCAACCAGCTCGACAACCTGGACGCCAAGCTCGCCAGCTTCTCGGGCCTGATCAACGACTGCCCGAACGCGGACAGCAACTGGACGCAGTACTACCCGAACATCGAGCGGAAGGTTTGGAAGGGCGAGCGGTAA
- the proS gene encoding proline--tRNA ligase: MPKNAISPTRSENYPEWYQQVVKAADLAENSDVRGCMVIKPWGYAIWENIQRRLDAMFKATGHENAYFPLFIPMSFLEKEAEHVEGFAKECAVVTHHRLEPDGEGGLRPAPSAKLDEPLIVRPTSETIIGATFARWVQSYRDLPILINQWANVVRWELRTRMFLRTAEFLWQEGHTVHATSEEAEQETRMMLDVYATFAEEAMAMPVIKGEKTAGERFPGAVATYSIEALMQDNKALQAGTSHNLGQNFSKAQEIKFQSQAGELEFAWTTSWGVSTRLVGGLIMTHSDDDGLVLPPRLAPAHAVILPIYKNDAERDIVLPYAQSLKAELEAQQYDGEPVRIRIDDRDLRGGEKKWQWVKRGVPLRLEVGPRDVAGEGVFVSRRDTNAKGQGTPRAELVATIADTLVEIQQGLFDRALAARQEATVEIDSLEKFEKFFAEGKPGGLVWAPFVDGPEMEAKLKELKVTARCVPLDEQSGGTPGLPTGSGSGKCLFTGAATDKRAVFARAY, encoded by the coding sequence ATGCCCAAAAACGCCATTTCCCCCACCCGCTCCGAAAACTACCCGGAGTGGTACCAGCAGGTCGTCAAGGCGGCCGACCTGGCCGAGAACTCCGACGTCCGCGGCTGCATGGTCATCAAGCCGTGGGGCTACGCCATCTGGGAGAACATCCAGCGGCGGCTCGACGCGATGTTCAAGGCCACGGGGCACGAGAACGCTTACTTCCCTTTGTTCATCCCGATGAGCTTCCTGGAAAAGGAGGCCGAGCACGTCGAGGGGTTCGCCAAGGAGTGCGCCGTGGTGACGCACCACCGGCTCGAGCCGGACGGCGAGGGGGGCCTCAGGCCCGCGCCTAGCGCCAAGCTCGACGAGCCGCTCATCGTGCGGCCCACGAGCGAGACGATCATCGGCGCCACGTTCGCCCGCTGGGTGCAGAGCTACCGCGACCTGCCGATCCTGATCAACCAGTGGGCCAACGTCGTGCGGTGGGAGCTGCGCACGCGGATGTTCCTCCGCACCGCCGAGTTCCTCTGGCAGGAGGGCCACACCGTGCACGCCACGAGCGAGGAGGCCGAGCAGGAGACGCGCATGATGCTCGACGTGTACGCCACCTTTGCCGAAGAGGCGATGGCGATGCCGGTCATCAAGGGCGAGAAGACCGCCGGCGAGCGGTTCCCCGGCGCCGTGGCGACCTACTCGATCGAAGCGCTCATGCAGGACAACAAGGCGCTGCAGGCCGGCACGAGCCACAACCTCGGCCAGAACTTCTCCAAGGCCCAAGAGATCAAGTTCCAGAGCCAGGCGGGCGAGCTGGAGTTCGCCTGGACCACGAGCTGGGGCGTTTCGACCCGGCTGGTCGGCGGGCTGATCATGACCCACTCGGACGACGACGGCCTCGTGCTGCCGCCGCGCCTTGCGCCGGCTCATGCGGTGATCTTGCCGATCTACAAGAACGACGCCGAGCGCGACATCGTCTTGCCTTACGCCCAGTCGCTCAAGGCCGAGCTCGAGGCGCAGCAGTACGACGGCGAGCCGGTCCGCATCCGCATCGACGACCGCGACCTGCGCGGCGGCGAGAAGAAGTGGCAGTGGGTCAAACGCGGCGTGCCGCTGCGGCTGGAGGTTGGCCCGCGCGACGTGGCGGGCGAGGGCGTTTTCGTCTCCCGTCGCGACACGAACGCCAAAGGGCAGGGGACCCCGCGGGCCGAGCTGGTGGCGACGATCGCCGACACGCTCGTCGAGATCCAGCAGGGATTGTTCGACCGCGCCCTGGCCGCCCGCCAGGAGGCCACGGTCGAGATCGACTCGCTCGAGAAGTTCGAGAAGTTCTTCGCCGAGGGCAAGCCGGGCGGCTTGGTCTGGGCGCCGTTCGTCGACGGGCCCGAGATGGAGGCCAAGCTCAAGGAGCTGAAGGTGACGGCCCGCTGCGTGCCGCTCGACGAGCAAAGCGGTGGCACGCCCGGCCTGCCCACCGGCTCGGGGAGCGGCAAGTGCCTGTTCACCGGCGCGGCGACCGACAAACGGGCCGTCTTCGCTCGGGCGTACTGA
- a CDS encoding DUF1573 domain-containing protein, with protein MKVFPLFIVSALAGVVAGAALGYSRAAPQAHEAADSSAHVSSSSPAAASLPPDETPRVEVDQANYNFGKMQRGSTESHEFVFTNSGTAPLYLEVGRTSCKCTLGNVSNEPLAPGDSTPVRLEWTALTQGGDFRQTAAVRTNDPKRPRVDLAVEGSVIETVGLTPRDFMLNTLAAGEEKSASVRFVSFEEDEFELTATMAPTSRNPDRFELDVVALGDDELSDEGAKSGYRIDLRALEGLPLGRINDLVELKTSLPTKPNLFVPVMGVVEGDISVHGRGWVESLGVLRLGAVESDEGATAKLLLSVKGVFSDETEFTLLEVDPEDGLRIELGEPSSPRDGVRHVPLTITLPPGLPIMIRNDTAQGQGIGLIRLGTTHPKVPTIDIGLQFSVY; from the coding sequence ATGAAAGTCTTCCCCCTGTTTATCGTCTCGGCACTGGCCGGGGTTGTTGCTGGCGCCGCGCTGGGATATTCCCGCGCCGCTCCGCAGGCCCACGAAGCGGCCGACTCGTCGGCGCACGTCTCTTCATCGAGCCCGGCGGCGGCAAGCCTGCCGCCCGACGAGACCCCGCGCGTCGAGGTCGACCAGGCGAACTACAACTTCGGCAAGATGCAGCGCGGCTCGACCGAATCGCACGAGTTCGTGTTCACCAACAGCGGCACGGCGCCGCTGTACCTGGAGGTCGGCCGCACGAGTTGCAAGTGCACGCTGGGCAACGTATCGAACGAGCCGCTCGCGCCGGGCGACTCGACCCCGGTGCGGCTCGAGTGGACCGCCCTGACCCAAGGGGGCGATTTCCGCCAGACCGCCGCGGTGCGCACGAACGACCCCAAACGCCCGCGCGTCGATCTGGCGGTGGAGGGATCGGTGATCGAAACGGTCGGCCTCACGCCGCGCGATTTCATGCTCAACACCCTCGCGGCGGGCGAGGAGAAGTCGGCCTCGGTGCGGTTCGTGTCGTTCGAAGAGGACGAGTTCGAACTCACGGCCACGATGGCCCCCACCTCGCGCAACCCCGATCGGTTCGAGCTCGATGTCGTTGCGCTCGGCGACGACGAGCTCTCCGACGAGGGCGCCAAATCCGGCTACCGCATCGACCTGCGCGCGCTCGAGGGCCTGCCGCTCGGCAGGATCAACGACCTGGTCGAGCTCAAGACCTCGCTCCCGACGAAACCGAATCTGTTCGTGCCCGTGATGGGCGTGGTCGAGGGCGACATCTCGGTCCACGGCCGCGGCTGGGTCGAGTCGCTCGGCGTGCTGCGTCTCGGGGCCGTCGAGAGCGACGAGGGCGCCACCGCCAAACTGCTGCTGAGCGTTAAAGGCGTCTTTTCCGACGAGACCGAGTTCACCCTGCTCGAAGTCGATCCCGAGGATGGCTTGCGGATCGAGTTGGGCGAGCCCTCCTCGCCCCGCGACGGGGTGCGGCACGTGCCGCTCACCATCACGCTGCCGCCGGGGCTGCCGATCATGATCCGCAACGACACGGCGCAGGGCCAAGGCATCGGCTTGATCCGTCTCGGCACTACCCATCCCAAGGTGCCGACGATCGACATCGGCTTGCAGTTCAGCGTTTACTGA
- a CDS encoding multiheme c-type cytochrome, producing MPSTPSHATSRTRRRAALGAVMVLVLFGAGAGRPGAEPQAAPAAPQRIVLDAALPAAQSPPKVTLRLAALPSDAKTPQPSGPSFQRAEFDPDAYRLEDYDLGRFDLDEEAVERFRHAAEHLAAHARKPKPDPIATNGELFVGWTKPEAVLLFTGEQMGYLEPCGCAGLENQKGGLKRRHTLLKSLADAGWPIAAMDAGGQIRRFGHQSQIKFRQSVEALAEIGYGAVGLGTHDLRLGADDLLGVVINLDESKNPLTSANVGLTALGDGFTARLRVLEAGGMKFGVTTVLGAKAVEELAAGSELALMDPSEALAEVVPLLEAEGCDQHVLLVYGDAAEASELARAHDKFDWVVAALGADEPPHRTQAIEGTSHHGRGAHLIETGHKGMYGIVVGLYDGGAEFRYQKTPLDHRFADSEEMQSRFAEYQEELRTMGLEGLGLSPSPHPTGRPVGDKLFAGSAVCGDCHTAAAEAFAATPHAHATETLVALHPARHFDPECLSCHVVGWQPQKYFPYVSGWLSYSETPHLAGQGCENCHGPAARHVAVEYGEIDAEDEEIEELRAALRMEIVPNEGNKEGQVFGAVVKNCVECHDLDNSPDFDFQEYWPAVAHEGKD from the coding sequence ATGCCCTCGACGCCGAGTCACGCCACGTCCCGCACCCGCCGCCGAGCCGCGCTCGGGGCCGTGATGGTTCTCGTGCTCTTTGGCGCCGGCGCCGGCCGGCCCGGCGCCGAGCCGCAAGCGGCGCCTGCTGCGCCCCAGCGCATCGTGCTCGACGCGGCCCTTCCCGCGGCCCAGTCTCCGCCGAAGGTGACGCTCCGCCTGGCGGCCTTGCCGAGCGACGCGAAGACGCCGCAGCCGTCGGGGCCCAGCTTTCAGCGCGCCGAGTTCGATCCCGACGCGTACCGCCTGGAGGACTACGACCTGGGTCGCTTCGATCTCGACGAGGAGGCGGTCGAGCGGTTCCGGCATGCCGCCGAGCACCTCGCCGCGCACGCCCGCAAGCCGAAGCCCGATCCGATCGCGACCAACGGCGAGCTGTTCGTCGGTTGGACCAAGCCCGAGGCGGTGCTCTTGTTCACCGGCGAGCAGATGGGCTACCTCGAGCCGTGCGGTTGCGCGGGGCTCGAGAACCAAAAGGGGGGCCTGAAGCGGCGCCACACGCTGCTCAAGTCGCTCGCCGACGCCGGCTGGCCGATCGCGGCGATGGACGCCGGCGGCCAGATCCGCCGCTTCGGTCACCAGTCGCAGATCAAGTTCCGCCAGTCGGTCGAGGCGCTCGCCGAGATCGGCTACGGCGCCGTCGGGCTCGGCACGCACGACCTGCGGCTCGGCGCCGACGACCTGCTGGGAGTGGTGATCAACCTCGACGAGTCGAAGAACCCGCTCACCTCGGCCAACGTGGGACTCACCGCGCTCGGCGACGGCTTCACCGCGCGGCTGCGTGTGCTCGAGGCGGGCGGCATGAAGTTTGGCGTCACCACGGTGCTGGGCGCCAAGGCGGTGGAGGAGCTCGCCGCCGGCAGCGAGCTCGCGCTGATGGACCCCAGCGAGGCGCTCGCCGAGGTGGTCCCGCTGCTCGAGGCCGAGGGTTGCGACCAGCACGTGCTGCTCGTTTACGGCGACGCCGCCGAGGCGAGCGAGCTGGCTCGTGCCCACGACAAGTTCGACTGGGTCGTGGCGGCGCTCGGCGCCGACGAGCCGCCCCACCGCACGCAAGCGATCGAGGGAACGTCGCACCACGGCCGCGGCGCCCACCTCATCGAGACCGGTCACAAAGGGATGTACGGCATCGTCGTTGGCCTCTACGACGGCGGCGCCGAATTCCGCTACCAAAAGACGCCGCTCGACCACCGCTTCGCCGATTCGGAGGAGATGCAAAGCCGCTTCGCCGAGTACCAGGAGGAGCTTCGCACGATGGGCCTGGAGGGCCTCGGTCTCTCGCCGTCGCCGCACCCCACCGGCCGCCCGGTGGGCGACAAGCTGTTCGCCGGCTCGGCCGTCTGTGGCGACTGCCACACGGCGGCCGCCGAGGCCTTCGCCGCCACGCCGCACGCCCACGCCACCGAGACGCTCGTCGCGCTGCACCCGGCGCGGCACTTCGACCCGGAGTGCCTGTCGTGCCACGTCGTCGGCTGGCAGCCGCAGAAGTACTTCCCGTACGTGAGCGGTTGGCTCAGCTACTCGGAAACGCCGCACTTGGCGGGGCAGGGCTGCGAGAACTGCCACGGCCCGGCCGCGCGGCACGTGGCGGTGGAGTACGGCGAGATCGACGCCGAGGACGAGGAGATCGAAGAGCTCCGCGCCGCGTTGCGTATGGAGATCGTCCCCAACGAGGGGAACAAGGAGGGCCAGGTCTTTGGCGCGGTGGTGAAGAACTGCGTCGAGTGCCACGACCTCGACAACTCGCCCGACTTCGACTTCCAGGAGTACTGGCCCGCGGTGGCGCACGAGGGCAAGGACTGA
- a CDS encoding AIM24 family protein codes for MSFFTLDEYVEKTRQVDRGQGLFELETPRMLELNLGGPGLASQAWIKMGTMVGYTGQVKFTREGIMEQGVGNLLKKAVSGEGARLTRAEGVGRVYLADNAKKVTVLKLNGEALFVNGNDVLAFESNIRNEIRMMKKLTGVLAGGLFNVRLEGDGLLAITSHYDPVTLLVEPGRPVYTDPNATVAWSASLQPELKTDVSLKTFFGRGSGDSIQMRFDGSGFVLIQPFEEVYFQAG; via the coding sequence ATGTCGTTCTTCACGCTCGATGAGTACGTCGAAAAAACCCGCCAGGTCGACCGCGGCCAAGGCCTCTTCGAGCTCGAGACGCCGCGCATGCTCGAGCTGAACCTTGGCGGCCCCGGTCTGGCGAGCCAGGCGTGGATCAAGATGGGGACGATGGTCGGCTACACCGGCCAAGTCAAATTCACCCGCGAGGGGATCATGGAGCAGGGCGTCGGCAACCTGCTCAAGAAGGCCGTCAGCGGCGAGGGCGCCCGGCTCACCCGCGCCGAGGGCGTCGGCCGCGTCTACTTGGCCGACAACGCCAAGAAGGTGACCGTCTTAAAACTCAACGGCGAGGCGCTGTTCGTCAACGGCAACGACGTGCTGGCGTTCGAGAGCAACATCCGCAACGAGATCCGCATGATGAAGAAGCTCACCGGCGTCTTGGCCGGCGGGCTGTTCAACGTCCGCCTGGAGGGCGACGGCCTCTTGGCGATCACCTCGCACTACGACCCGGTCACGCTGCTCGTCGAGCCGGGCCGGCCGGTCTACACCGACCCGAACGCGACGGTCGCTTGGTCGGCCTCGCTGCAGCCGGAGCTCAAGACCGACGTGTCGCTCAAAACGTTCTTCGGCCGCGGCAGCGGCGACTCGATCCAGATGCGGTTCGACGGCAGCGGCTTCGTGCTGATCCAGCCGTTCGAGGAGGTTTACTTCCAGGCGGGGTAG